The Cohnella abietis genome has a segment encoding these proteins:
- a CDS encoding ABC transporter substrate-binding protein, whose amino-acid sequence MVKLKQQSKWVLLLVSVVLVFALTACGDTKDAAKETGQGTTPSETAATTEAPKSDVSLTLWHFKVAFDPGLKAVADAFKEKTGVTVVTQVTTPAETYNQKMTASATANSLPDLYITGAAPGAGAYDGRAMSWTEELEKDSGWKNSFFPAALSGVMVNQGAIDGWNADVKASDWQKARTVGEYYGIPIDVGAFYTIYGNAKLIEQAGLPTTAPASMEDWLENMKTVKEKTGVPGFVFSAKTFTVYENWMANFVDYMKNGPEEYTKFMNGESKMSDPAHIQAAQFIEDVTKSGNMIPGAVSLDIDPADQAFAQGKAAYSLGGTFTYASLTQMGMDPKDIISFRVPAYKGSKIPDAQVTPFALTQIHVKDKGSHQKEAIEFVKFLTSDEGMTLYANAAFDIPAVNIKNTDALNDTIKSMLNSLSSESNWFSENVNISNKIFEPQWNKFHEMKQKIILGAATAIQAAEAFDKATEAEKAKK is encoded by the coding sequence ATGGTTAAATTGAAACAACAGTCCAAATGGGTTCTATTATTAGTTAGTGTCGTTCTTGTATTTGCATTAACAGCTTGTGGAGATACGAAGGATGCTGCAAAGGAAACTGGCCAAGGGACAACGCCTTCTGAAACAGCTGCTACAACTGAGGCTCCGAAGAGTGATGTGAGCTTAACGCTTTGGCACTTTAAGGTTGCTTTTGATCCAGGCTTGAAAGCGGTTGCGGATGCTTTCAAGGAGAAGACGGGAGTAACGGTTGTAACTCAAGTGACTACACCTGCCGAAACCTATAATCAAAAAATGACAGCTTCTGCGACAGCTAATAGCTTGCCTGACCTGTACATAACGGGGGCTGCTCCAGGTGCTGGGGCTTACGATGGCAGGGCAATGAGCTGGACGGAAGAGCTTGAGAAAGACAGTGGATGGAAGAACAGCTTCTTCCCAGCAGCTTTGTCTGGTGTAATGGTGAATCAAGGCGCGATTGATGGTTGGAACGCAGATGTGAAAGCGAGTGATTGGCAGAAAGCTCGTACGGTCGGAGAATATTATGGAATTCCTATCGATGTAGGTGCGTTCTACACGATATATGGAAATGCGAAATTAATTGAACAAGCGGGATTACCGACAACTGCGCCTGCATCTATGGAAGACTGGCTTGAAAACATGAAAACAGTTAAAGAGAAGACTGGCGTTCCGGGGTTTGTCTTTAGTGCAAAAACATTCACGGTATATGAAAATTGGATGGCGAACTTCGTGGATTATATGAAGAACGGACCAGAAGAGTATACAAAGTTTATGAATGGTGAATCGAAAATGTCGGATCCAGCACATATCCAAGCTGCACAATTCATAGAGGATGTAACCAAATCGGGGAACATGATCCCAGGAGCTGTATCCCTTGATATTGATCCTGCCGACCAAGCGTTTGCGCAAGGGAAAGCGGCATACAGCTTAGGAGGTACTTTCACCTATGCTTCATTAACTCAGATGGGCATGGATCCTAAAGATATTATTAGCTTCCGTGTACCCGCATATAAAGGATCGAAAATTCCTGATGCACAGGTGACGCCATTCGCTCTTACACAAATACACGTTAAAGATAAGGGGTCTCACCAAAAAGAAGCGATAGAGTTTGTTAAGTTTTTGACATCTGATGAAGGAATGACTTTATATGCTAACGCTGCATTCGATATTCCTGCAGTGAATATAAAAAACACAGATGCCTTGAACGATACGATTAAATCTATGCTAAATTCCCTGAGTTCTGAGAGCAATTGGTTTTCTGAGAATGTAAATATTTCGAATAAGATATTTGAACCACAATGGAATAAGTTCCATGAAATGAAGCAAAAAATCATTCTGGGTGCAGCGACAGCGATACAAGCTGCTGAAGCATTCGATAAGGCTACAGAGGCGGAAAAGGCGAAAAAATAA
- a CDS encoding carbohydrate ABC transporter permease has protein sequence MNTDRFHRKASFREALSAYVLLAPAVILFLVIGLFTVLFSIWLSFYHLGQGSLLSSAKFAGLDNFKDFLIGRDQLLAESFWRALGNNLIICVSMVLLVIPISLVLSVLLQNITRGVRFFRTLFLLPMVTSSVAIYYVWTGIYEPEGSLNKILSAVGLDKLLAVNGWIGELHTALPAVILVIVWGAVPFTMILYFAGLQSIDQHLYESAEIDGANFWRKLLHITWPILKPITVIAIIINLNGAIQIFDQVWVMTKGGPAGTTEVVSVLIYKEAFLGTGDLGRANAMGWTMFALTFALSLISIRSLREKA, from the coding sequence ATGAATACCGACAGGTTTCACCGTAAAGCATCGTTCAGAGAAGCTCTCTCGGCTTATGTATTATTAGCTCCCGCAGTTATATTGTTCCTTGTTATTGGATTATTCACAGTGCTGTTTTCCATATGGTTGTCCTTTTACCATTTAGGTCAAGGTTCTTTACTTTCAAGCGCGAAATTTGCCGGGCTGGACAATTTCAAAGATTTTTTGATAGGTAGGGATCAGCTGTTAGCGGAAAGCTTCTGGAGGGCACTTGGAAATAATTTAATAATTTGCGTATCCATGGTGTTACTCGTGATTCCAATCTCGTTGGTTCTATCTGTGCTGTTGCAAAATATAACTCGGGGCGTCCGTTTTTTTAGAACCTTATTTTTACTTCCGATGGTCACCTCTTCTGTGGCGATTTATTACGTTTGGACAGGTATTTATGAACCAGAAGGCTCCTTGAATAAAATTTTGTCAGCCGTTGGACTTGATAAGCTATTGGCAGTGAACGGTTGGATTGGTGAACTTCACACAGCTCTTCCAGCTGTTATTTTAGTCATCGTTTGGGGCGCGGTCCCTTTTACAATGATTCTTTATTTTGCTGGTCTGCAATCGATTGATCAGCATTTGTATGAATCTGCTGAAATAGATGGTGCGAATTTCTGGCGGAAGCTGTTACACATTACGTGGCCAATTCTGAAGCCCATTACGGTTATTGCGATTATTATAAACCTCAATGGAGCCATTCAAATATTTGATCAAGTATGGGTTATGACTAAGGGTGGTCCTGCAGGAACGACCGAGGTTGTTAGTGTTCTTATTTATAAAGAAGCTTTTTTGGGTACTGGCGATTTG